In Penaeus vannamei isolate JL-2024 chromosome 4, ASM4276789v1, whole genome shotgun sequence, a single window of DNA contains:
- the LOC138861519 gene encoding cuticle protein 7-like has protein sequence MFTKAVVALALVAVAASAPSQPAYGYAPQPAYEVPAKYDFNYAVKDDYSGNDFGHQEARDGYDTQGSYYVLLPDGRLQKVAYTVNGDSGYVAEVSYEGEAQYPEYKPAPYHPEPAYKPAPYHPAPAYKPAPTYKPAPTYEPAPTYETTPAYA, from the exons atgtTCACTAAG GCCGTcgtcgccctcgccctcgtggcCGTTGCTGCCTCTGCTCCTTCTCAGCCAGCCTATGGCTATGCTCCTCAGCCTGCTTATgag GtccctgccaagtacgacttcaactatgccgtgaaggacgactactccggcaacgacttcggtcaccaggaggcccgtgatggctatgacacccagggatcctactacgtcctccttcccgacggtcgtctgcagaaggtcgcctacactgtcaacggcgactccggttacgtggctgaggtcagctacgagggtgaggcccagtaccctgagtacaagccagctccttaccatcctgaacctgcctacaagccagctccttaccatcccgcacctgcctacaagcctgccccTACCTACAAGCCTGCCCCTACATACGAGCCTGCCCCTACCTACGAGACCACTCCAGCCTACGCCTAA
- the LOC138861520 gene encoding cuticle protein 7-like, with protein sequence MFTKAVVALALVAVAASAPSQPAYGYAPQPAYEVPAKYDFNYAVKDDYSGNDFGHQEARDGYDTQGSYYVLLPDGRLQKVAYTVNGDSGYVAEVSYEGEAQYPEYKPAYKPAPAYKPAPYHPAPA encoded by the exons ATGTTCACTAAG GCTGTcgtcgccctcgccctcgtggcCGTTGCTGCCTCTGCTCCTTCTCAGCCAGCCTATGGCTATGCTCCTCAGCCTGCTTACGAG GtccctgccaagtacgacttcaactacgccgtgaaggacgactactccggcaacgacttcggtcaccaggaggcccgtgatggctatgacacccagggatcctactacgtcctccttcccgacggtcgtctgcagaaggtcgcctacactgtcaacggagactccggttacgtggctgaggtcagctacgagggtgaggcccagtaccccgagtacaagccCGCCTACAAACCTGCTCCTGCTTATAAGCCTGCTCCTTACCATCCCGCCCCTGCC